CGGACGGACCCAACACAAAGGTACCAGGCGAGCTCAGGAAAAGAGCTGGGGCTGATCCGGTTGTATTTATAGATCTGTATATCGCTGATTTAATATCGACAAATCCTAAACCGACACGGAAGGCTACCTCAGCTTACAAGTTAGATCCTAGCGATATCAAACAATTAACCTGCACAATCGTAAAGAGATTAAAGGATGTTACTTAACTGAGAGTTCACCCATAAATAAACGGCAGAGATGCCGTTTATTTATTTTCTCCCCAACTGGTAGGAATTTGTCTATTTTTAAAGTGTCAGATCAATTCGCTAGATGGTATGATAGGATCGGGAGGGAATTTAAAATGACTAATGAGATAACCAATGAGAACGAGGAACCAACAAACGAGAACGAGGAAATAACCAGTGATCCAGAAATGTCTGAGGAGGATATGAATAAGCTAGTGATGGCTGTTCATCATAACGGCCTCGTAGCTTTGAGAGTACACTTTCAAGACGTTGAAGGACAAGTGTTAAATATGGAGGCCTACGGCCCGGTTTTTGTTTTTCACGTAAAGTCTGAGTTAGATCATGTCTATTCTTGCGGATTTTTTCTGCGTGAATTGATTGCAAGATTCCAATCGGGTAAGGATCCTGCAGCATGGATGGCTTCATTCTTTGTTGATCTGATGAAGATTGAGGGAGGCAAAACGCTTCCAAAACCGCCTTCAAGTGAAGAAGAAGCTAAAGCGATTATAGACAATGTATTGGTTCCGCAATGTATTAAAGAAATCACCGAAGAATTTGCGCCGGAGGATGTACATGTCGGCCTAGCTTGGAATGAGAAACTCGGTCCGGTGTTCGAGGCTGGATTTCCAGCAATAACCGATGGGAATAACGTATGCGCGTTCCCACTGCATTTATTGTTAACCCACTTGCAATTGAATCGGGATCCTTCCGAACTGCTTGTTCAAGGTATGTATAACATCCGTAAAGAACATGGATTGGAGTAAAACAGGCTCTGAGCCCTGGCCATCCATAACCCAAAGAAACGGCAGAAATGCCGTTTCTTTGTTGTATAAAGCAGTAATTTAACTAAAAAGGTTTGAATCAGAAGCACTTTTGAATTCGCTAGGCGTTAATCCTGTAATAAGTTTAAATACTTTACTGAAATAATATTGATTGTTATAACCAACCATATCTGCGATCTCTTTAAACTTGAGATTGGAGGATGTATCCTTAATCAACAGTTTTGCTTTTTCAATTCTAAGCTGTGTTAGATATTCGATGGGAGCTGAGCCCTTATGTTTCTTAAATTCTCTGCTTAAAAAGGACACATTGAGATTAACCATATCAGCAATATCTGCGATCGCGATTTCATCAGATAAATGATCATTGAAGTAGGTTGCTACCGTCTCTACAATCCATTTGGCGGAACTGGAAGCAGGCTCAGACCCTTGCGCAGAGTAGAAGAATTTATTAAACAGGAACGTAATATTTTTAAGCAAGGCTGGGTAATCTTTGGAGTTTGAGATGACTTCATCAAGTTCCAGATTTAGATCACTATTCACGATATGCTTTTGTAAAGTGGCGTTACAGGCATTATACAAGATTTGAGATAAGCATAACTCAACGTCACTTTGGGTATAATTTTGCTCGCTCCAGGAAGCGAAGTTTGTCTCTAATTCGCAATAAAAGGCTTCTCTTTTTTGATTTTTGATGAAAGAAATGATCTTCTTTGTGTCAAAAGCCTTATCTAGATCGATGGTGGAGTGAGAGTTTAGAGAGAAATCTTTAACGAACAGAAGGCTAGATTTGGCGAAAATAGCGTTTTTGCCTAAAATCATTCGACTTAGCTGATATTCTAACCTTAGCTTCGATAGATTCTCGACGCTATTGCTTACGGCAAAAGTAAAAAGCTGCTCGTGTGCTTCATACTTTGATAGGAATAAGTTATAAATCTCTGTGAAATCGATTGTAAGCCCTTGTTTATAGCTGAAGACCACAACCATTTCATTCATAGACTCGCCATCAAACACCCAAGAATTATCATATGCTGTATTCATAGGAATAGAAAGAAAGCTTGCCAAATCATTTTTCAGCCAAAAGTCATTGGACGGATTAGATAAGTCTATAGGAAATCTTGAGATGGAACCCGCACAAATGACAAGAATGGAGAAGCATTTATGATTCATTTGCTCATATTTATCGAACGACAGGACAGCTCTTCCTCGAAGTAAATCCGATAATAGCTGTTGTTCCTTAGTGACATTATGGGTGTGAGCTAATTGAGTGACATTTTCTAATACCTCGTTCAAAGCGGCTTGGGTAACAGGTTTTAAGAGGAATTCCCGTACGCCAAGACGCAAAGCCTCTCTAGCATATTCAAAATCGTTATAGCCGCTAATAATAATAAAGAGCGTATCCGGATGTACTTTCTTTATTTCCGTGATCAATTCCAGACCATCCATTCCAGGCATGCGAATATCTGTGAACACGATCTGAGGCTTTAAGCGAAGACACATCTCTAGTGCGGTTATCCCATCCGTGGCTTCACCAATTACCTGTAAACGAGGGCTAAAGCTTCCGATTTTCTTAACTAGATTTCTTAAAATAGGATGTTTATCTTCCACAACCATGATGGATATCATCATCACTTTACCTCCTCGTCGGACCTCTCCTTGACACCGAAGCAAATCCGGGCACCGTGTTCTCCAACATTAGATACCTTGAAATAGAAATTTTCTCCGAAATGAATGACTAATCGTATAAAGGTGTTCAGCATGCCCATTCCCGAGATTTGAAGATTCTTCAACAGCTTGCCTTCGATAAAATTGGAGCGGTATGCTGTTAGCTTTTGATTCAGATCCTGGAGTACCGTCTGCTCAAATCCTGAACCATTGTCCTGAATTACTAGCTCCCAATCGTCTACGGTATTAAATCGTCCATTAATTGTAATTTTCCAGGGAGGAAAGCTTTTATCGAACCCGTGATTTATCGCATTTTCCACAAAGGGCTGCAAGGATAATTTCGGGAAATAAAGGATGTTCATAGTGTCAGGAATATCTATTTCATAAAATAAGCTGTTCTCATAATGAAGCTTCATGAGTTCCAGATAATAGATAGAATACTTAATCTCTTCTGCTAACAGCACATCTGTACCTGAAGAAGAACCGCTGTATCTCATCATCTCTGCAAGTCTTAGACACATATCTTCTGCAATGATAGAACCTGACTCTTCGCAGTGGACGGCAATAACGTTCAGTGTGTTGTATAGAAAATGTGGGTTAATCTGTGCCTGAAGGGCAGAATAGTTGGCCTCAATTTCCCGGATGCGTGACTCATATTCCGTATTAATCGCCTGTTTAAGCTTTTCTATCATCTTCTCAAAAGAGCGGTTCAGCATAATCAGTTCGTTATATTCAAAGTGCTCATTGGGAGTAGGATTCTGGTTGAAGGAGAGGTTGTTCAAGCTCACTGCCCGGACTGTTTTTGTCAGTGCTTTTAACGGCTTCATTAGTTTTCGTATAGCAAAATAGTAGATGATCAGCACAGCAAGTAGGGTTAGAAACCCTATCGTAATGAGAATTGTGCGATAACGTTGAAGATTAGCCTGTAATGAAATCCCATCATCGGCTACGACAGTGGTCCAGCCCAAATAGCCCGAGTTATAGGTGCTTAGCAGCGTTAATTGGTCCTCTTGTTTGAATTTTCCGGAGATAGGAATATGCTCTTGCAATTGTTTAGAAAGCGTTGTCAGCAAGGCTTGATGATGATTGTCTATTGAAGGATTGTAAGGAAATACAAGCATCCCATTGTCATCAAAAATATAAACCTGTTTCCCCGACTGCTGATTTTCGATTCTAGTAATGAGCTCCAGGCTCTTATAAGGCAATTGAATTTCTAACATTCCAAAATCTGTAGAATAAGGTGTGCTGAATTTTCTTACAACGGAAATGACGGTTTCTGGCTCAGTTGACCAAACATCTGGATGCGGAGGGAGTGCAGCAAATAGCTTATCTTTGATGAAGAGCTCATTAAGGGAAGATGGCTTGGAATAGGGCATTGGGATGTTCTTGAACAGATGCTCTGTTCTGAAATAAGGAAAGAAAATATCTTTATCTGGCACGAAAACAATGACCTTGTGAAGATCGCTAACCACGTTATAAATCGCATTTAAATTGTGGGCCAGCTTGTTTTGAGAGACTAGATTACTCATGGAATCCGAGGGTGCATCGCTGTTTAACTCCACCATGACGTCCAAATTATCTTGGTTATTCGTAAATCCTAACGCTGCATAATCTAGCTGCTTGTACAACGTATCCACTTGGTCTGAGATCTTCTGTGTTGTAGGAATGAGCCCTGCCAGTTCAGTCTGAATTAGCATTGATTTCATGTAAGTATACAAGTAAACCATGGACAGAAGCAGGATTAGAAAGAAGATACCCATAATGGTAACAATGACTTTATTCTGAAATCCAAGTTTACTAAACATACATTATCTCCTCTAAAGGTTAAAATCAAGTGCATCATAACACAAACATTGTAATCAAAAAAGTATAAATCAGATAGTCAGATTTTTATATTTCTTAAATGATCGAATGCGATTACATTAGATTTAACGATTTCGAGCTAGTACGTTGGAATCGAAAAACAGGGGGGTTACAGTATGAAGCAGCTTCAAAAGAAAACATTGTCGGTGTTATTGTTGGGCGCACTCATCCCGGTATTATCAGGTTGCGGAAGCACTTCTTCCAACGCCAACACCAATGCCGCTGCAGCACCTGAAAAGTCTAATGCGGCTGTCACGGCGACGGAAGCACCACAAGAGACAGAAGTGAAATCAGAGCCCGTAACGATCAGTTATCTTGCAGCAGCTAGTCAATTAAACTATGGCGGCATTAAAGATCTAATCGCAAAATGGGAAGCGAAGACCGGCAATAAGGTGGATATTCAAGCGATTCAAGACGATCAATACGACAACCTTGTGAAAGCAAAATTGTCCGGTGGTGGAGATATAGATGTATTCTTCGGGTCTTATCAAAAATATGATGTGCCGAATCAATTGCTGGAAATTAGCGGAGAGGCATTTGAATCTCGTCTGAATGATATCGCACTTCAATCGTTGAAGTATACGGATGAGAAAATTTATGCTTTTCCATCATCGATGGCTTTAGGCTCTTGGGGTGCATTTTACAATAAAAAAGTATTTACAGAACTGGGATTGTCCGCACCTAAAACTACGGAAGAATTCAATAAGGTTCTCGAAGCTATTAAAGCGAGCGGAAAGACACCGATTTATTTTGCAGCTAAAGACGGATGGACCATGCTGCAGCATCGTAATGCTGTAAACGGTATTATTGGCGGCGCTGATCCTGCGGTGTGGGATAAATTAAATGAAAATGAAGTGCAGTGGAAGGATATCCCCGAATTTGTATATCAGTATAAACAGCTCGAAGAGTGGGCGAAAAAAGGGTACTTGAATAAAGATTTGTTGACGGCCACTTACGAAAAGCAACAGCAGGCAATCGTTTCGGGAGATGCTGCAATCATTTTCCAAGGGGACTTTGTTGTTCCTGAACTTTATAAGCTTGACGCTAATGCAGAAATTGCGTTCTTCCCGCTTCCTAATAAAGACGGTTCACAAGCGATTGCTTTAAGCGGTGCAACTCATGTGTTCATCTCTAAGAAAAGCAAGCATCCAGAAGAAGCTAAAGATCTGCTCAGATTCCTGTCAGATAAAGAACAAGCACAAGCCTATTTAGAGGTTTCTCCGGGTGTAAGTCCATACAAGGATATTGATGTGTCTAACAAGATGACGGAAGCGTTGACGGAAATACAGAACATCGTTAATGAAGGTAAAATCTCAAAGCATGGCGATGACGCTTATATCATTCCACTCCCTTATGACGACGTTGTCGCGGCATATGCAGAGCTTCTAGTAGGTAGAATCACAGCAGATGAATTCGTTAAAAAGCACGGTGAGGTGTTCTTGAAAAACGCTAAAATCGCAAAAATTCCTGGATTTTAATATAAACGAAATGCCTTTTCTGCTGAGAACAGAGAAGAACTATACCTGCCAAGCGAGGCGGGTATAGTTCTAATAGTGGAAGGATGGAGGACTGCTACTTGCAACAGAACTATAAGAGAAAAAATTATCCGGTAATCTATTTGATTCCTATTCTTCTAATTTTCACTGTGTTTTATGTTTCTCCTGCTATATTGGGACTCCTTTATTCCTTGACGGATGCAAGTATTAAATCTTCAGGGGTTACCTTTGTCGGACTCGAAAACTATAAGCTGCTGTTTAGTGATGGAGCTGATTTTTTCTTCAGTATATGGAATCAATTCAAATTTGCGATCTTAGATGCACTTGGCAAAACAATAATCGGGCTGCTGGCAGCACTTCTCTTAAACCGGAGATTTAAAGGGAATCACTTCCTTCGTGCATTGATTTATTTGCCGATTATGTTTGGCACGATTATGGTCGCCATCATCTTTAATTATATTCTCAGCTACGATGGATTCCTCAATGGCTTTTTCGAAGCTGTAGGACTTCATGGCTTGGTCAATGATTGGCTAGGAAGCTTCACGCTAGCTATGTATTCAGTGATTGCTGTCGATGTGTGGGTTGGGGCTGGTTGGTCCATGCTGTTGATTCTTGCGGCGCTGCAATCCGTACCTAAAGAAGTGATTGAATGTTCCGATATTGACGGAGCAGGAGCATTTACTAAGTTTTTTCAAATTACACTCCCATACATTAGGGGGACTTTAAATCTCAGCTTTTTATTAAGCATTATCTCAGGGCTTAAAGCCTTCGATATCATTTATGCGATGACTAGAGGAGGACCGGGTCATGCGACAGAAGTGATGTCCACCTTTCTGGTCAAATCGATGTCATCAGGCTCCATTGGATATCCTGCGGCTATTAGTGTGATTCAGTTCATCATTATTACTGTGGTGGCCATGATTATTACTTATTTTAATAATAGAAAGGAGTCGCAATGATGAGTGTGGCATCGAAGACAGGCAAGGTACTAACTTATATTGCGGCGCTACTCCTAGCTATTATTTACTTGGTTCCTTTTATCCTTATTCTATTAACTTCCATCAAGGATGAGACAGAGTCCAAAATTATGAACTTAAGTCTTCCGAAGACTTATATGTTCGAGAATTTTGCAACAGCATTTACGCAAGGACAGATCTGGCGGGGATTCCTCAATGGTATGTTTGTCTCTACTGTAGTCACGGTCTTAACCGTTCTTCTATGTTCTTACTCCGCTTTCATCATTCAAAGAAATCGAAATGCATTTACTAACTTCACTTATAAGTTTCTACTTACGGGTATGATCGCACCCTTTTCCTTTATTCCTGCGATTAAGCTGCTACAGCTACTGAACATGGGAAACAATTTTTCTGGATTAATTATGGTCGATTTGGCAGGTCAAATCGCTTTTTCCATTTTGATTTATTACAGCTTTATGCAAGGGGTTCCACGGGAGATGGATGAAGCTTCGGTGGTCGATGGTTGTGGTCCGCTGCGAATGTTCTTCCAAGTTATTTTTCCTTTATTGCTGCCGGTGGTCTCGACGAATATCGTGCTTACCTTTACCGCTATATGGAATGATTTCAGCAATGTCTTGTTCCTTGTACCTAAAACATCGATGTGGACGATGCCTATGGGCGTGTTCAATTTCCAACAGCTGTACACCTACAATTACGGACTCGTGTGTGCTTATATAACGATTGCATTGATTCCTGTGCTCATCATCTATCTTGCAGGCCAAAGATACATTATTTCGGGCATGACAACAGGAGCTGTTAAAGGTTAACCATTGCGATTAAGGGAGAGGTTACATTGAAGAGAATAACTGTAGCTTTGATTGGAGCGGGAGGACGGGGTGCTGTAGCTTATGCGCCATATGCACTGAGATATCCGGATGAGATCCAGATTGTCGCCGTTGCTGATCCTGATGTTCAGAGAAGAGAGGGCATCAAGAACTCATTTGATATTGAAGCGCAGAATGCATTTACGACCTGGGAGGATTTACTTTCTGGTGAAAAGCTTGCGGATGCTGTTCTGATCTGTACGCAGGATAATATGCATTTTGAGCCAACTATTAAAGCATTGGAAATGGGATACCATGTGCTTTTGGAAAAACCGATGTCTAACAACCCAGAAGAGTGTTTCATCATGGGGGAATACGCTAAAAAATACAATAGAATCTTTGCGATCTGCCATGTCTTGCGGTATAACCATTTCTTCATGACCCTAAAGGATCTGCTTGAGGATGGGGAAATCGGAAATCTGATGACGGTGCAGCATCTTGAGAATGTAGGTTATTGGCACCAGGCACATAGCTTTGTACGGGGAAACTGGAGAAAAGCAGCGGAGTCCAGTCCAATGATTCTGCAGAAATCCTGTCATGATTTGGACATTCTTCTCTGGCTTATTGGAGAAGAATGCATGAGGGTATCTTCATTTGGCTCGCTTAGCCATTTTACAAAGGAAAATGCACCCGCAGGAGCGCCGTTAAGATGTACAGATGGTTGCCCTGTGAGAGATGAATGCGCCTTTTATGCGCCAAGATTCTATTTAATTGATAAAGAGGATTGGCAAGGAAAGTATTTACGGGCTTATTTGACCAACGATACTAGCTATGAGGGAATTATGACAGCCTTAAAGGAGGGACCGTATGGCCGATGCGTGTATCATTGCGATAATGATGTAGTGGATCATCAGGTAGTAAATCTTGAATTTGCTAATAACGTGACAGCCTCCTTTACAATGACAGCCTTCTCGAATGATAGCGAGCGTATTATCAGATTACAGGGAACTAAGGGTGAGATTAAGGGGCATATGGAAGACAATACAATTGAGATAACAGATTTTGTGTCCGGTCGCAAAAAGCTGATTAAGTTACGTGCCTCCGATACTGGACATGGGGGAGGGGACGAGGGAATTATGAAAGATTTCATTAAGCTAGTACAACAGGGAAGTGGACAAGACTCTCGATCTTCCGCCGTTGTGTCTGTCCAAAGTCATCTCATGGCTTTTGCCGCTGAAACGTCAAGGCTCGAAAAGCGCGTCATACAAATGCCTGAGTATATAGAATCTCTGAGGCAAAAGGTGACTGTGTAATGTGGAGGAAATTATGACTACCCTAGGACCTGATTCCAGCAATAGATTATGGTATCTACAGCCCGCGGCTAGCTGGGAAGAAGCATTACCCATTGGTAACGGCAAGCTAGGTGGAATGGTGTTTGGCGGAGTCGAATCCGAAAGAATAGATCTGAATGAAGATACACTATGGTCTGGATTCTCCAGAGATCCTAATAATTATGATGCCATCAGACATCTTGCCAGAATAAGAGAGGCAGTCACGCATGGGCGATTTAAAGAGGCAGAAGAGATTGCGGAGCGTCATATGTTAGGGTCATGGAATGAATCGTATCTTCCTTTAGGGACCCTTCATATTCGACAGCATGGACTTCAAGCTATCGAGCAGTACGAGCGGGAACTAAACCTGAAGACCGGTATTGTATCCAGTTCGTTTTTCTCGGAAGGGATGAGTTACACTCGTGAAGCTTTCGCCAGTGCTCCAGACAAACTTATTGTCCTTAAATACACCAGCGCGGGTAGGGGAGGAAGCCTGTCATTATCTGTGAAACTGGAAAGCTTGCTTCAGCATAATGGTCAAATTGTACGAAGTATGGATGATTCATCAGTGGATGTGATGATACAGGGGAATTGCCCAAGTCATGTAGAACCAAACTATGTGGAGGATCATCCTAACCCCATTCTTTATGAAGAAGGCTTGGGACTTCGTTATGCAATTAGTCTGCGTATGATCGTGGATAACGGTAGTATCAATTGGAACGATAATGGAGATTTGGAGATCCGCCAAGCGGATAGTGTAACGATCCTTTTATCTGGGGTAACTGATTTTTCTGAAGAACAGTCGAATTCTTGCACTCCTGAATTGGATTTGAATGCCATAGGTTTGCTCCGATTGAATAAAGGAAGCATGATCACCTATGCGGAGCTGAAGGAACGACATCTTGCAGATATAGGCGAGCTGTTAGAACGCGTTGAGCTGAGGCTTGAAACTACAAGCACTTCTCTCCTGCCAACTGATCTCAGGCTTGAGGCTGTTAAGGACGGGGCAGAGGATCCGGCACTGGCTGCACTGTATTATCATTACGGACGATATTTGCTTATTTCGAGCTCTCGAGAAGGATCTCAACCCGCGAACCTGCAAGGGATATGGAGTAAGGAGATCAGAGCGCCTTGGGGCAGTAATTGGACGACGAATATTAATATCCAAATGAATTACTGGCATGTGGAAACAGCTAATTTAAGCGAATGTCATAAACCCTTGCTTGCCTGGATTCGTAAGTTGTCATCTAAGGGGAAAAGAACAGCACGCATTCACTATGATTGCAGAGGTTGGGTCGCTCACCATAACGTAGATATTTGGCTAGATACATCTCCCGCAAGCGGGCAGGCTGTCTGGGCATTATGGCCGATGGCTGGGGCATGGTTATGCAGGCATCTGTGGGAGCACTATTCTTTTAACGAAGATAGCGTTTATCTGGAGAAGGACGCATATCCCATTATGAGAGAAGCCGCGCTCTTCTACTTGGATTGGCTAGTTCCAGATAACAAATCGCCGTTTCTTGTCACTAATCCCTCTACATCACCAGAGAATAAATTTGTCACTAAAGCAGGAGATCCTTGTGCGGTAACGAAAGCATCTACGTTAGATCTTTTACTCATCCGCGAGCTATTCACGCATTGTATCGCCGCTTCGGAAATTCTGAATCAGGATGCGAAATTGAGAGTGGAGCTGTTTGACGCTCTATCGAAGCTCTATCCCCTACAAATAGGAAGCGGGGGGCGCCTGCAAGAATGGGCTGAGGATTTTGAAGAATGGGAGCCTGGACATCGGCATTTATCCCATTTATATGGCTTGTATCCTGGTGATCTACTTCAATATGATAGAGATGTCGAGTTTGTTCAAGCTTGCAGACGATCATTGGAACATCGGCTGGCTAATGGCGGCGGATATACAGGCTGGAGCTGTGCCTGGAGCATGGCATTGTGGGCAAGATTACGGAATGGAGCTGAGTTTCACAAGAGCTGGCTATCGTTACTTCGAACCTCAACCTTTCCTAATCTTTTGGATGGGCATCCGTATATGGTGGATACTACCATAGATTATTCTCGCTCAATCTTTCAAATCGATGGGAATTTCGGCACCACTGCCGCTATCGGAGAGCTATTGCTGCAAAGTCATGAGAACGAAATTCATCTCTTACCTGCGTTACCGCCGCAATGGCGTGAGGGAAGTGTAAGGGGATTTCGGGCAAGAAGCGGCTTCACCGTGAATATGTCGTGGAGTAATGGGAAGATAACCGAGGTTTCAATGGGGTCTGACAATGGTGGCCTATGCAGAGTACGGTCAGCGATTCCATTGACAACAGAAGCACTAGATTCTATGTTATGCACAACACGAAATGGCTTCTATAGTTATGAATTTTTTATTCCCGCGGGTGAGGATGTATTTATGAAGGGTGTACTGTACCCATAGGGGCTAAGGGGGATTTATAGTGAACATCAGAGCATTGTGTGAAGGGATTAATCTGGATCCAGCGGCTAGACAGCAGGTTTGTGAGTTTCAGATGAAAGAGGAAGAATATCTTGTTTATAAACAGCATTTTTATTTTGACAGATTTTCTTTTTTTGAATCTGTGAAATCTTCGGAGGGCTATCGAAAGCTGCTATTATTTTTATTTGTGAGATTCGCAGTAGATGCTTATGATGAGTATCGTATTCGTAACATTGAGGATGAGATCTATTATGATACATTCTCAGATATTCAGATTTGGTGCATGCAATGTCTGCGTGATTACGGTGAATATGGTATTGAAGAATATAATTGGCTGCAAGAGCATGTTCAGCTTCGGTTATTTCGGTTGGGAAGAATGCAATTTCAACCTTTTGCGATGGACCGGGATTTAGTCGTTGACGGTTGTAGAATCTTTACCCATCAAATCGTGCTTAGTGTGCACATTCCAGCGGGAGAACCTTTATCAGTTCAAAGTGTGGAGGAGTCCTTTCAGTTAGCTAGAGCTTTTTTTAGAGGGATATCTCCAGTGTTTATTTGTCATTCATGGCTGCTTGATCCGGAATTAAGTCAGATCTTGAACCCGGAATCGAATATCCTTCAGTTTCAAAGTCAGTTTAACATTTATGAGATCGATAAGAGTTCCAAGGAAGCAGAAGAAAGAATATTTAATAAGCTAAACGAGAGCCCTCATGATTACGAAGAAAATACCCGATTGCAACGGAATGCAAAAAACTTTCTAATTGCTGGAGGGAAGCTAGGAAGTGGTTATGGGATTAAAGTACATAA
This Paenibacillus sp. FSL R5-0345 DNA region includes the following protein-coding sequences:
- a CDS encoding glycoside hydrolase family 95 protein is translated as MTTLGPDSSNRLWYLQPAASWEEALPIGNGKLGGMVFGGVESERIDLNEDTLWSGFSRDPNNYDAIRHLARIREAVTHGRFKEAEEIAERHMLGSWNESYLPLGTLHIRQHGLQAIEQYERELNLKTGIVSSSFFSEGMSYTREAFASAPDKLIVLKYTSAGRGGSLSLSVKLESLLQHNGQIVRSMDDSSVDVMIQGNCPSHVEPNYVEDHPNPILYEEGLGLRYAISLRMIVDNGSINWNDNGDLEIRQADSVTILLSGVTDFSEEQSNSCTPELDLNAIGLLRLNKGSMITYAELKERHLADIGELLERVELRLETTSTSLLPTDLRLEAVKDGAEDPALAALYYHYGRYLLISSSREGSQPANLQGIWSKEIRAPWGSNWTTNINIQMNYWHVETANLSECHKPLLAWIRKLSSKGKRTARIHYDCRGWVAHHNVDIWLDTSPASGQAVWALWPMAGAWLCRHLWEHYSFNEDSVYLEKDAYPIMREAALFYLDWLVPDNKSPFLVTNPSTSPENKFVTKAGDPCAVTKASTLDLLLIRELFTHCIAASEILNQDAKLRVELFDALSKLYPLQIGSGGRLQEWAEDFEEWEPGHRHLSHLYGLYPGDLLQYDRDVEFVQACRRSLEHRLANGGGYTGWSCAWSMALWARLRNGAEFHKSWLSLLRTSTFPNLLDGHPYMVDTTIDYSRSIFQIDGNFGTTAAIGELLLQSHENEIHLLPALPPQWREGSVRGFRARSGFTVNMSWSNGKITEVSMGSDNGGLCRVRSAIPLTTEALDSMLCTTRNGFYSYEFFIPAGEDVFMKGVLYP
- a CDS encoding acyltransferase domain-containing protein, which encodes MNIRALCEGINLDPAARQQVCEFQMKEEEYLVYKQHFYFDRFSFFESVKSSEGYRKLLLFLFVRFAVDAYDEYRIRNIEDEIYYDTFSDIQIWCMQCLRDYGEYGIEEYNWLQEHVQLRLFRLGRMQFQPFAMDRDLVVDGCRIFTHQIVLSVHIPAGEPLSVQSVEESFQLARAFFRGISPVFICHSWLLDPELSQILNPESNILQFQSQFNIYEIDKSSKEAEERIFNKLNESPHDYEENTRLQRNAKNFLIAGGKLGSGYGIKVHK